The genomic interval ccgcttggaacctagagcgaggcggtactagaaaaagcagccacttcaggtaccagataccatgttttcgcggtggaaacgcaaaaaaggcgagctgagtcgagtcgtgtcgagctggtaccatgcagtggaaaagcggcattattgTCCGGAGAAGAataaatcaattatttaatGCATCCACATTGTTTAGTAATGAGCTATGTTTTTCATTGTCACAAGATGCTCAAGTGTAGGGTTCATTAATCTGATCTGCTAGGTTGGCCTATGTCCTCTAAATGTGCATCCTCTCTGATGCAGACGTTGATGTccgtttaaataaaataaaggggAATTAAATGATACTTTATCCCAACATCCCTTGAatttgatttaaattataatattGCCTCTTAAATTGAATATCAATGACATTCAAGTCCTGGTATAAATTTGGTTTAAAATCTCCTATGTGGTTAGTgcaattaaaggcccactatgcaggaTCGGCTCCCGCGAGAGTTGGCAGCAGGTCGATGGCAGAAACGTGCATTTTCCCTTTCTCCACCCAGATTGCAAGCGGGAAACAGCCACCAATTGACCCATAAggtgttatagaaccatcacaaTGACTAACCTGCTTAATTAAGGTAAAttaagctaaaaaaaaaaagttgcatagttcacCTTTAAGGTTTTTGGCACTGTGAAACCACCAGACAACTATTGTGTCCTCAAGGGGGCGCTGGAGAGCCGGAGCGACGGACTTCAGGGGATAAACAGCCACGGTTGGCTACTCCACTCATGTTTAAAACCAGGAAACCTTCTTCTGAACGTATGAAAGCACATTATTGcaagaaacaaaaaaagtataaaaaatacaaaattatgAGATAGAAAGTCGAAATAATGAGATAGAAATTCATAATATTAAGAATCAAAGTGTGCATGTGGGCTCCAGTGGTGCTGTCTTCATGGTCCCTCCATCCTCTTGCTTGTCCACCATGCAAAGGATATGCAATCCTAAATAACTATCACTATGACATGTGACTTTTGTGAATGATAGATGCTAAATATGTAAAGTATTTTTTACAGTCTATCGTTGCAGTTAACAAACATTGCTGTTCTTGAAGCTTTGACAATATCCAAGGACAACCTTGCAACCACCCTGGGCGTTCCTATCAATCCCTATCTTCTGGAAGCTCCCTGATGTTGGGAAGCCTTGCTCAGCACTGGCCCTGTTTGGGGGTCACCCTGGTGCAGGTGAGGCTCTCCTGTTCCCCCTACACCATGCTCCTAAGGCCTCCCTATGCCTAGATATGGGACTACCAGCCCCTATTCTCCATCGGCCTCTTTCAGTCAAGGCGACCATGCACTATTTAAGGCTGATTGAGGTCTAATTCCAGAGTtgtagagagagatagcaaaaaaaagaggtagagagatcgATTTTGAAACCATTTTGAAACCTGCTCCCTCCATCACTGTgttctccccctctgctcctccatcgCTGTgttctccccctctgctcctccatcacTGGGTTCTCCCCTTCTGGTCCTCCATCGCTGTgttctccccctctgctcctccatcactgtgttctccccctctgctcctccattgCTGTgttctccccctctgctcctccatcactgggttccccccctctggtcctccatcgctgtgttctctccctctgctcctccatcgCTGTGTTCACTCCCTCTGATCCTCCATCGCTGTGTTcactccctctgctcctccatcgctgtgttctctccctctgctcctccatccctgtgttctctccctctgctcctccatcactgtgttctccccctctgctcctacGTCGCTgtgttctctccctctggtcctccatcgctctgttctctccctctgctcctccatccctgtgttctctccctctgctcctccatcactgtgttctccccctctgctcctacGTCGCTgtgttctctccctctggtcCTCCATCGCTGTgttctccccctctgctcctacGTCGCTgtgttctctccctctggtcctccatcgctgtgttctctccctctgctcctccatcgCTGTGTTCTCCCGCTCTGCTTCTCCATCGCTGTGTTCTCCGCCAATGAGAAGCATCTCATGCACCTGAGATTAACCCAAACCAGTTCCAGAAGAGAGCCCACTGTGTAGGACCTTAATGGGCTTTTACGGAAGAAGGTGCAGTAAACCTGGAACAGATATCCACAAAgcacatttcactcactaatagctgacggaTCCCTATGCCATTTTAACTAATGATCGCAACAGCACACGACATTCCATTGACCGAAACTGACGTATCATATATATCATATCTATTTGAACAAAGCAAGTTGCTTACTATCAAATGGGGGCCATTTCACCCTCGTGAATTGTAAAAGACAATGAAAGATATCTTGATGGTCGgattagctcaggaggtagagcagttgccttgtaactgaaaggttgcttGTTTCGATCCtgagctcctcctagctgagtgttgatgtttccaagagcaagacacttaaccctaattgctcctgacgagctggccttgcatggttgactctgccgtcggtgtgtcaacgtgtgtattaaccaatgtaagacgctttggataaaagggtctgctaaatgccctaattcaTCTCATCtgcatccgcttatccggggtcgggtcgtggggggagcagctcaagcagggagCTCCAGACTTcactttcccgggccacattgaccagctctgacggggggatcctgaagcgttcccaggccagtgttgagatataatctctccacctagtcctgggtcttccccgaggtctccctAATTGATATCTCCATATAATATTTCATAAAGTTTATTGCTTGGCTGTTGGCAACAAGAAACCTGCTTTGAGCCTGGAAGAGTATGAATCTGCTGCCCTCAACCTGTAAACAGATCATCAACATATTCTAATACCTTCTGGAGATGGTTGGGAAAGCAAGAAGTGAACAGAAAGAGCTGAGCTGACGTGAACACAGTGTTTTATTTATCACTCTATTATCTTGCCATTGACATGTCAAATACTTATATAATGAAGTAACATTACATATTAgcttaataatgtgattgttgATTGGTCGATAAGATATTTCCATAATTTCTTCGACTTAATTTACATAATGATCAGAACCTTAAGTAATGTTTTCCAAACATACAGTCTGTCTCAAGAAGTATTCAGAAGAGAAACCGGAATCTCTGGAccctttgtgacatcacaaagggAAAGTGATGCTATTCACGTCAGATCTATGTTCGTCAGATCCATTAATCCTCAGATCAAAGACCTCCCTGGACACGTGTTTGATCTTTGAGCAGTGAGGCCTCCCATCACAGATGGCATCAATGGATTTTGAGCAGGCTAACGTTACATTGCTTTCTGAGAATGAAAACCTCAAGCATAGTAACAACCACTTGAACATGGTGTTAAACCTGGTCAAAGAAAGCCTGGAGCTGACTACCAAGAACAATGTGTCCAGCTGGGGTGTTCACATGGACCCAGAAGGTAAGACGTTGTACAGCTCTGTAATGAAAGCTGCAATTGAATAATAGAAAAAACATATAAAAGGGTAATAGGGTACATATAACAGGGTCATATTGATGAGATCGCTTTTTGCAATTTTTGGTTGAACATACCTATACTAATATTAGAAGATCTTTGTTAACTAAGACAGTATTAGCCTGGTTATTGCCAGACAAAGCTCCATCGTAGATTGCACGGTGGTCTGGGGAAgttgctgtcattttcttcagcacaagaggcgtgatcaatgggTGTAGTtaaaatgactctgtacgcaattggctgcttgccgtcgcttccctgtcgtcattgttttaaaccagccaatagcgcggcTGGGGGGAAAGCCAGcatggtgattggctcccacaAAAACTAATCGAAACTaggaagaaatgtattgctcttctccagaccatTCTGCAGGGCAAACTCAAATCACCGGCAAAATGGGCGGGGTAACCTAGTCAAAGACATTATCTAAGTGGAGTAACAAAGTATCTTGAaaaatttgaatatttattctGGAAATCTTCATTAAAAAATGGCCCAAAGTAATTGAAGTTATCAAAGTAAGAGATTGAGTCATATAGGATATATTAAGTTGgtgcaaatcaaatcaaatctatCATTCAGATTGCCATTTTAGTTATTAGTATATGCTATTAGTATACGctattagtatatgctacacgtgaacctcctaagatggggctatttgattggttcgctatctcgggatatcgGGCAATAACCCATGAtggagatctcaaactcgggatattgcgtgacggtcgtctcgtcacgctaataaaaacaattaaaccgctaataaaaacaaataaatcccggcaaaaagtgttatcttgtttacttttggagtgttcacgtgttgggtgtcttgaaaggcgcctctaaattaaatgtattattatatactaaaacaattttTCACCGCAAGATCCATTGATAGTGGGGAACAGCCCACGAtcggctattccccactattcccTTCGCCTTTGGCgtataattgttaaatatctCATGCAATACGAAGTGACTCTTCGGTTCCTTTACTCATGACTCCTTACCTGGTAAAATGGTATCTtccgtttgtgtatgtgctccTTCAGGAAGCAAACCAACCACTCATATCCAAGACACCCTGGGGAAGAGCCAGTTCAGAAGAAACTTGCACCAAAGGGGCCTGAAACCTGTGCACAAAACCTCCTCTCCGATCAGCTTTGAGTCTTTCATAAAAAGTTCCATGCACACTCAAACAAGAGTGAAGCCAGCAGTTGAAACCTACAGTCAGTCTTCTGTGCCTCGAAAGGTTAAAGGTCAGTTATGGAAACATGTATCACTGAATACGACAATGAAATCTTGGGATGGACACCATAGGAAGAGCTCAACGAATGAATGTATCGGCTACAATTAGACTTCCTCTTTCAATTCAGACCCGGAACGGCTGATTGGAGAGATCGCCTTTCAGCTGGACAGGAGGATTCTTTCGCATGTGTTCCAGAGCCAGGCTAGACTCTATGGCTTTACTGTGCTCAACATACCAGAAAAAATCATCCAGGTAAGCATCATGGTGTTTCACAATTAACACAAGATACTCTCCAAGATATTATAGAATTGGAACATTCAGAATTGAATTGCATTTGCTATTGTGTGAGTAGCTGTTGCCTGCTGATACTTTCACCACGATGGGGCTCAACAGTGTATGCCCTGTTGTGGAAGGTGACGTTGAAAAATGAATGGGGACATTGAAAAGTGAATGGTGTGGGCATGCAATGACACTTGTTAGTTTGAGTTTTCTTAGCATGGTGACTATAAGAACAAGGTTAATTTGTCAGAGCACTTAAAACATATAAGCTATAGAGAGCTTTCTTCCATGATACCGATTGAACATCACAACTGTTGTGATGCAAGAGGAACCCTTCCTGATTGTTTTCTAACAGTTAAAAATGAAATATCTGACAAACCCAACGATAAGGTACAATATTAAAAAGCCACACACTCCTATGTTGTCTGATGCTCCTGCAGGTGAGCTCACACCCGTTGATCGGGCGGGTGGATGAGGGGTACGGCCTCCATGTCTCCCAGAGGTACACGGACCTGATGGGGAGGTTGGCCCAGCTCGGGTACAATCGGACCCTGCACCCTCCCTTCACTGAGTTCATCGTCAACACCTATGGGATACTGAAGCAAAGGCCCGATTCTTACACGGCTCAGAAGATGGACTACAACAACGTCTATGTTTTGAGGGAGGTCATTTTCAGCACTGCTCCAGGGAAACTGGTCCCggacctgctcctcctgctcagcTGCCTGTCGGACATGGCCAGGACGGACAGGAAGCCCCTCCTCCTGTGGTAGAGAGCTGGGGTCAGCATGGCCACCCTCCTTATCTTAACACCACTTGTAATTAAATTTCTGTCTGCATTAACAGTATGCATTAATTGAAGTCTACAGGTCCCTTTTTGAGATGAACTCTTGGTTTGCTCTTTCCTCTTTCAACACTTATTCAACACAGGAGGAATTTCTGAAGGTTGCATTGAGCTCAGCCCCCAAAATATCGGACCCTATTTGCCTGCATTAGTTAAGCCCGCATAACATAATTTGCCTTTCAGAAATGTCTAAACAATTCCTATTTGTTTggttcacgtgacgtcactgttGCTTTGCGCCGCCATCTTGAGCACCGGCTTTGATGACCGATCCCACTGACCCATTGAACTCAGTGGTAAACTGGGTCAgcaatcaaccacaactacgaCCACAATCAAATACAAACAACAGTCATGCCGTTAATATTGTGATATGTAATATTATAATATGTTAATATTTGCCCATCAGTTAAGAGACTGAGAAGAGACGTGGTACAATTGTTTTCTCTGACTCTGAACTACATAGACCAATTACTATACATAGTTATAAaacatatgtattttttattgttcatcTATGTATGTATGGGTCACATTTATTTTTGACATGACTACAAACACTTGCATACAATATATACtatggtaaaaaatatatattttgaattaatttgtataaatataaattcaTTTATAAAAAGCGTTTCTGGACCACAACCTCAtttagttttgtttgtttattacatTCTACACATTTCCAACTGTTTGGCCCCCTGCTCAGCTTCAGACCTGACTTGTGGAAGTGCTTTCGTTTGCATTGCTCAGATGTGCAAGAAAGTATGTCTTTGTTACCACTAGGGTTTCCACAATAACATCCCTCAGGTGCTGTCTCAAAATTACCCCTTGAGGACAGGCGTGGCACAGTAAACCATTTACTCAACACCTCAGGCAGTACCCCTGTTCTAATGAATTCTTCCACTCTCAAGTAGGCCTCATCAAAAAAGCATTGATCAAATTGGACCcgctgaatatttttttttttgttgtgcctACACAACTAAAATCTCTCAGCTACACACATTTGGGCCTGCAGTTGGTACATGTAGCCATTACCTTGATTGAGGGCCATACCTTATGCAGTCACGGTAAGGCAGAAATGTGGGTCGCTGACACAATCCCTGAGATCGCAGCCATTTGCATTAAAAGGGCATTTTATTTCAAGCACACCAGTCCCATGACAATCACAGGTCCATCTGGCGATTGATCCTACCCATGGTAGGTCTGGGTTGATAATGAGCACTGATGCTGTAATGCTGAAGTACACATGGAGATCTCGCATGGTCTTCAGGTATGACTCCCTGGCAGTGTCCTCAATTTGCAGACCCCATCTGATATTTTGAGCTTTATGATAAACCAACTGGTCTACATTGTCCGCAACATACTATGACACTGTTATATAAAACATCATTCCTGGAGTACATTCATGATGGAATTCCGAGAAAAAGGCATGATCAGTCTCTTGCTTTCTAAAATGTATACCTGATCGCTTTTGTTGAAAAGTGTGAAGACTTGGGATAGCAAATTCTCTTTGTCAGAGATGAAGAGTTCTTTGTCCTGTCTGCCTCTAGAAATACTGATGCAGTAGCTCGTCCTGCTCTCTGATCAAACCACACCCTGGATTTTCTCTGTTCTCTTGTCTTCTCCTCAACTAACAAACactcaacaaacacaaaataatcgAATCCTGAAAAGGGTTTTAATGGtaattattataatcattatgTTAGTGTAGTGaggtaacatttacatttagggcatttagcagacgcttttatccaaagcgacttacaagaaGTActtttgtcataagaagtgaaacaatatatcgctgtcagtacagtaaagatgttcacagagccaagtactaacaatcgctaggctaacacaTTCTC from Gadus morhua chromosome 11, gadMor3.0, whole genome shotgun sequence carries:
- the LOC115554785 gene encoding speriolin-like protein is translated as MASMDFEQANVTLLSENENLKHSNNHLNMVLNLVKESLELTTKNNVSSWGVHMDPEGSKPTTHIQDTLGKSQFRRNLHQRGLKPVHKTSSPISFESFIKSSMHTQTRVKPAVETYSQSSVPRKVKDPERLIGEIAFQLDRRILSHVFQSQARLYGFTVLNIPEKIIQVSSHPLIGRVDEGYGLHVSQRYTDLMGRLAQLGYNRTLHPPFTEFIVNTYGILKQRPDSYTAQKMDYNNVYVLREVIFSTAPGKLVPDLLLLLSCLSDMARTDRKPLLLW